In Acidimicrobiales bacterium, the sequence CGGAGTCCAGGCACACGTCCCCGACCTCGAGCATCCCCTCGTGGTTCGGGGCGTCCGAGCCGGCGGCGCGCCGCAGCACGGCGCGCATCCGGGCCACCAGCTCGCGGATGCGATAGGGCTTGGTCACGTAGTCGTCGGCGCCGACCTCGAGGCCGACGACGGTGTCGATCTCGGCGTCCCGGGCGGTGACCATGATGATCGGCACGGCGGAGTGGGAGCGGATGCGCCGGCACACCTCGAGGCCGGACAGCTTGGGCAGCATCAGGTCGAGCAGCACCAGGTCGGGCTTGGTCGCGTCGAACAGGCCGAGGGCCTCGGCGCCGTCGCGCGCCACCTTGACGACGAACCCCTCCCGGGAGAGGCCGGAGCGGAGGGCCTCGATGTAGGACTCCTCGTCCTCGACGACCAGCACGGTTGCTTCGGGGGTCATGGCGCCTCCCGGGGCACGATCAGGGTGAACGTCGAGCCCTCACCCTCGCGCGACTCGACCGTAACCCGGCCGTCGTGGTTGATGGCGACGTGGCGGACGATGGCCAGCCCGAGGCCCGTGCCCCCCGTCTCGCGACTGCGGGCCCGGTCCACCCGGTAGAAGCGCTCGAAGATCCGCTCGTGGTCGCGGGTCGGGATGCCGATGCCGCGGTCGATCACCCGGAACGACACCGAGCGGGGGTCGGCGTCGACCTCCACCTCGACGGTGGATCCCGGGTCCGAGTACTTGACGGCGTTGTCCAGGAGGTTGGCCAGGCCCGACACCAGCTGGGCGGCGTCGGCGGTGAGCTCGGTCACCTGGTCGGTCCCCCGCTCGACGATCCGGATGGCCCGCTCGTCGGCTCCGGCCCGGATCCGGGCCACGGCCTCGGCCACGATGCGGGCCGCCACGAGGGGCTCGGGCCGGATGCCCGCCGCCCCCTCGACCCGGCTCAGGTCCAACAGGTCGTTGATCAGCCCGGCGGCCCGGTCGGCCTCGGCGCTGATCCGCGCCCCGAGCCGGCGCATCACCGCCGGGTCGTTCTCCTGGCACAGCGCCTCGGCCAGGGCGCCCAGGGCCCCCACCGGGGTGCGCAGCTCGTGGCTGACGTTGGCCACGAAGTCCCTGCGCATGGCGTCGAGGTGGTGGCGCTCGGTCACGTCCTGGACGAGGGCCACGGTTGCCTCCCGGTCCCCGCCCGCAGGCACGGGCCGGGCCTGCAACTCGAGCACCCGGCGGGGTGGCCCCTGCAGCTCGAGGGTGCGGGTGCGCCCTCCGGTCCTGACCGCCTCGTCGATCACCGACCCCAGGAGATTGGCGGCCAGAGCGTCCCCGTGGCGGGCGTCGACCAGGCCCTCGGCGGCCTGGTTGCGGAGCTGCTCGCGCCCGTCC encodes:
- a CDS encoding response regulator transcription factor; translation: MTPEATVLVVEDEESYIEALRSGLSREGFVVKVARDGAEALGLFDATKPDLVLLDLMLPKLSGLEVCRRIRSHSAVPIIMVTARDAEIDTVVGLEVGADDYVTKPYRIRELVARMRAVLRRAAGSDAPNHEGMLEVGDVCLDSDRHEVTLRGSSVRMPLREFEVLELLMTNAGRVVTRDTLIDRVWGGDYVGDTKTLDVHIKRLRAKLEDDPGHPQRITTIRGLGYRFEAPRGA
- a CDS encoding ATP-binding protein, encoding MRPLSRSARGQLARARADAGRAADDLEAARRQVRLLRAALDLVPQGVVVIGRDGREQLRNQAAEGLVDARHGDALAANLLGSVIDEAVRTGGRTRTLELQGPPRRVLELQARPVPAGGDREATVALVQDVTERHHLDAMRRDFVANVSHELRTPVGALGALAEALCQENDPAVMRRLGARISAEADRAAGLINDLLDLSRVEGAAGIRPEPLVAARIVAEAVARIRAGADERAIRIVERGTDQVTELTADAAQLVSGLANLLDNAVKYSDPGSTVEVEVDADPRSVSFRVIDRGIGIPTRDHERIFERFYRVDRARSRETGGTGLGLAIVRHVAINHDGRVTVESREGEGSTFTLIVPREAP